From Haloarcula hispanica ATCC 33960, the proteins below share one genomic window:
- a CDS encoding O-acetylhomoserine aminocarboxypropyltransferase/cysteine synthase family protein, translating to MSDDQDHGFETDALHVGQEEPDAETRSRAPPLYQTTSYVFEDAEDAAKQFALEKPGHIYSRLMNPTVGMLQERLAALEGGVGAVATASGMASLNLATFLLADVGDNVVTASSLYGGTYTYYTHTAPRNGVETRFVDTLDYDAYAEAIDENTAYVHCETIGNPSLVTPDFERLAEIAHDHGVPFFVDNTFATPYLCNPIEHGADLVWNSTTKWIHGHGTTVGGVLVDGGSFPWEEHADKYPEIAGDNPAYHGVNFRERFDDAAFTYAAIARGLRDLGCQQSPFDAWQTMQGLETLPARMDRHCDNAIGVAEFLADHPEVSWVTYPGLEDHETHDTASEYLDGGYGGMITFGLDAGYDAARTTVESTEIASLLANVGDAKTLIIHPASTTHQQLTDEEKAAAGVTDDMVRLSVGTESVEDIKADLDQAIGQATN from the coding sequence ATGAGTGACGACCAAGACCACGGATTCGAAACCGACGCGCTGCACGTCGGGCAGGAAGAGCCGGACGCCGAGACCCGCTCGCGCGCGCCACCGCTGTACCAGACAACATCCTACGTCTTCGAGGACGCCGAGGACGCCGCAAAGCAGTTCGCGCTGGAGAAGCCGGGCCACATCTACTCGCGGCTAATGAACCCCACCGTCGGCATGCTACAGGAACGGCTGGCGGCGCTGGAAGGCGGCGTCGGCGCGGTCGCCACCGCCTCCGGCATGGCGTCGCTGAATCTCGCCACCTTCCTGCTCGCAGACGTCGGCGACAACGTCGTCACGGCGTCGTCGCTGTACGGCGGGACCTACACCTACTACACCCACACCGCGCCGCGAAACGGCGTCGAGACCCGCTTCGTCGATACGCTCGACTACGACGCCTACGCCGAGGCTATCGACGAGAACACCGCCTACGTCCACTGTGAGACCATCGGCAACCCGTCGCTGGTCACACCGGACTTCGAGCGCCTCGCCGAAATCGCCCACGACCACGGCGTCCCCTTCTTCGTCGACAACACCTTCGCGACGCCGTACCTCTGCAACCCAATCGAACACGGGGCCGACCTCGTCTGGAACTCCACGACGAAGTGGATTCACGGCCACGGCACCACCGTCGGCGGCGTTCTCGTCGACGGTGGCTCCTTCCCGTGGGAGGAACACGCCGATAAATACCCCGAAATCGCCGGCGACAACCCCGCGTACCACGGCGTCAACTTCCGGGAGCGGTTCGACGACGCGGCCTTCACCTACGCCGCCATCGCCCGCGGCCTCCGCGACCTGGGCTGCCAGCAGTCACCCTTCGACGCCTGGCAGACGATGCAGGGCCTGGAGACGCTGCCCGCGCGGATGGACCGCCACTGCGACAACGCCATAGGCGTCGCCGAGTTCCTCGCCGACCACCCCGAGGTCTCGTGGGTCACCTACCCCGGCCTCGAAGACCACGAAACGCACGACACCGCCAGCGAGTACCTCGACGGCGGCTACGGCGGCATGATAACGTTCGGCCTCGACGCGGGGTACGACGCCGCCCGAACGACCGTCGAATCGACGGAGATCGCCTCCCTGCTGGCAAACGTCGGCGATGCGAAGACGCTCATCATCCACCCTGCCTCGACCACCCACCAGCAGCTCACTGACGAGGAGAAGGCCGCCGCCGGCGTCACTGATGACATGGTCCGACTCTCCGTCGGCACCGAATCCGTCGAGGATATCAAAGCCGACCTCGACCAGGCTATCGGTCAGGCAACCAACTAA
- the serB gene encoding phosphoserine phosphatase SerB, producing MLVAFDFDGTLSDSEMTVLLGSQNGTAEDMADITERAMNNEIEYAESLRQRCALLEGLSEEKAQDAFDEVALRPGAAEIIEALRDAGVYVAILTGGFERGVEAALETEGVEVDAIVANRLVMTDGELTGEVRGPLISGTKDDAMEVVTAVTGEDRDTTVAVGDGANDLPMLEVANLAIGFDPKPAVAPSCDTSVETMDELYDLLEAEDVL from the coding sequence ATGCTAGTCGCCTTCGACTTCGACGGGACGCTCTCCGATTCGGAGATGACGGTCCTGCTGGGAAGCCAGAACGGGACGGCCGAGGACATGGCCGACATCACAGAGCGCGCGATGAACAACGAAATCGAGTACGCCGAAAGTCTCCGCCAGCGGTGTGCGCTCCTCGAAGGCCTCTCCGAGGAGAAGGCACAGGACGCCTTCGACGAGGTCGCCCTGCGCCCCGGCGCGGCAGAGATCATCGAAGCTCTGCGGGACGCCGGCGTCTACGTCGCTATCCTCACCGGCGGGTTCGAGCGCGGCGTCGAGGCTGCACTCGAAACGGAGGGGGTCGAAGTCGACGCTATCGTCGCCAATCGGCTGGTTATGACAGACGGAGAACTCACCGGTGAGGTCCGCGGCCCGCTCATCTCCGGGACCAAAGACGATGCGATGGAGGTTGTGACCGCTGTCACCGGCGAGGACCGGGACACGACCGTCGCGGTCGGGGACGGAGCTAACGACCTGCCGATGCTCGAAGTCGCGAACCTGGCTATCGGCTTCGACCCGAAACCGGCCGTCGCACCGTCGTGTGACACGTCGGTCGAGACGATGGACGAACTGTACGACCTGCTGGAAGCCGAAGACGTCCTGTAG
- a CDS encoding ATP-dependent DNA helicase, protein MATTDDGYMRFFPFEEPYDHQQEAMGTIYDALDEGRDVLFEGACGTGKTLASLVPALEHARETGKTVVITTNVHQQMRQFVEDARAITDQERLRAVVFRGKGSMCHIDVDYEECQALRDTTRDLVEVESDIAELEQREGELLSDGQAGSSEAMEARNAVVEELRDLQDEREEIETERSTCDHYYRNLTVDTSEFYSWLFDDVRTPDDVYEYAHQQGLCGYELLKEGMDGVDLVVCNYHHLLDPTIREQFFHWIGRDPEDIIAVFDEAHNVESAARDHARRTLTENTLDQALEELDSEEDARTDAAANVIETFRDALVEAYEDSFEFGARAAVDEHWDDITIANDDRKDDLTLAFLQGYTGPGFHEELDRALELGRDLDARYQKAFKEGELDTRKECQTLQAAGFIADWLDESDETGQYPVVSVRRDESTDDVYGRAELYTCIPEEVTRDLFEDLHAAVLMSATLRPFDVTENVVGVDDPVTMAYGAQFPEDRRRTYAVDGPALFSSERDDPQTQQRIARTLEDIVRFTPGNTLVFCPSYSEAERYHDMTAVSATRYLDEPGTQARDLREAFTDGDNGVLYTSLWGTLGEGVSYDGDDARTVVVVGVPYPHLDDRMDAVQDAYDTTFGDGEDDAGWRYAVEIPTVRKTRQALGRVVRSPDDFGARILLDKRYTEAAEMEMHDYAVRGTFPPEERREMVDIGPEKLKFAMLNFYQDMDAYDGPPPKP, encoded by the coding sequence TGGAACACGCCCGCGAGACGGGCAAGACCGTCGTCATCACGACGAACGTCCATCAGCAGATGCGCCAGTTCGTCGAGGACGCCAGAGCGATTACTGATCAAGAGCGCCTGCGAGCGGTCGTCTTCCGCGGCAAGGGGTCGATGTGTCACATCGACGTGGACTACGAGGAGTGTCAGGCGCTGCGGGACACGACCCGTGACCTGGTCGAAGTCGAGAGCGACATCGCCGAGCTCGAACAGCGCGAGGGGGAACTCCTCTCGGACGGCCAGGCGGGCAGCAGCGAGGCGATGGAGGCCCGCAACGCCGTCGTCGAGGAGCTCCGGGACCTGCAAGACGAGCGCGAGGAGATCGAAACCGAGCGGTCGACCTGCGACCACTACTACCGGAACCTCACTGTCGACACCAGCGAGTTCTATTCCTGGCTGTTCGACGACGTTCGGACGCCCGACGACGTGTACGAGTATGCCCACCAGCAGGGGCTGTGTGGCTACGAACTGCTGAAAGAGGGGATGGACGGCGTCGACCTCGTCGTCTGTAACTACCACCACCTGCTGGACCCGACCATCCGCGAACAGTTCTTCCACTGGATCGGGCGCGACCCCGAAGACATCATCGCCGTCTTCGACGAGGCCCACAACGTCGAGTCGGCTGCCCGCGACCACGCCCGGCGGACGCTCACCGAGAACACGCTCGACCAGGCGCTGGAAGAACTCGACAGCGAGGAGGACGCCCGAACGGACGCCGCGGCCAACGTCATCGAAACGTTCCGGGACGCGCTCGTCGAGGCCTACGAGGACTCCTTCGAGTTCGGCGCACGCGCGGCCGTCGACGAGCACTGGGACGACATCACCATCGCCAACGACGACCGGAAGGACGACCTGACGCTTGCCTTCCTCCAGGGGTACACCGGCCCCGGCTTCCACGAGGAACTGGACCGCGCGCTGGAACTCGGTCGAGACCTCGACGCGCGCTACCAGAAGGCATTCAAAGAAGGTGAGCTGGACACCAGAAAGGAGTGCCAGACCCTGCAGGCCGCCGGCTTCATCGCCGACTGGCTCGACGAATCCGACGAGACCGGCCAGTACCCCGTGGTCAGCGTCCGCCGCGACGAGTCGACCGACGACGTGTACGGCCGCGCGGAGCTGTACACCTGCATCCCCGAAGAAGTCACCCGCGACCTGTTCGAGGACCTGCACGCGGCGGTGCTGATGAGCGCCACGCTCCGCCCCTTCGACGTGACCGAGAACGTCGTCGGCGTCGACGACCCGGTGACGATGGCCTACGGCGCGCAGTTCCCCGAGGACCGCCGCCGAACCTACGCCGTCGACGGCCCCGCGCTGTTTTCCAGCGAGCGGGACGACCCACAGACCCAGCAACGCATCGCCCGCACACTCGAAGACATTGTCCGGTTCACGCCCGGCAACACACTCGTGTTCTGTCCCTCCTACAGCGAGGCCGAGCGCTACCACGACATGACCGCCGTGAGCGCGACCCGGTACCTGGACGAACCGGGCACGCAGGCGCGTGACCTCCGAGAGGCCTTTACCGACGGCGACAACGGCGTCCTCTACACCTCGCTGTGGGGGACGCTCGGCGAGGGCGTGAGCTACGACGGCGACGACGCCCGGACGGTCGTGGTCGTCGGCGTTCCCTACCCCCACCTCGACGACCGCATGGACGCCGTGCAGGACGCCTACGACACGACCTTCGGCGATGGCGAGGACGATGCCGGCTGGCGCTACGCCGTCGAAATTCCGACCGTCCGCAAGACCAGACAGGCCCTCGGTCGCGTGGTCCGCTCGCCGGACGACTTCGGCGCGCGCATCCTGCTGGACAAGCGCTACACTGAAGCCGCCGAGATGGAGATGCACGACTACGCCGTTCGCGGAACTTTTCCGCCCGAGGAGCGCCGCGAGATGGTCGATATCGGCCCCGAGAAGCTCAAGTTCGCGATGCTGAACTTCTATCAGGACATGGACGCCTACGACGGGCCGCCGCCGAAGCCGTAG